In Promicromonospora sp. Populi, one genomic interval encodes:
- a CDS encoding copper resistance protein CopC has protein sequence MPAASVALARSGNRRLIRVITVFAAVLTFAALLLVAGPASAHDQLLSSDPKDGATLDEQPTSITLTFSAAPLDTGIEVALVGPDGTTAQGYGIQVDDEVVTAQLAEDLPAGKYDVAWHVVSSDGHPIDGELTYVVEGEPEPTAEPSEEPEMTTQEANPVEEEATPTAEATESAAATELAGDGNGTGVSGLAVTGGILAAVLVVVGVVVIMRRKILENDRLRQANEPDDPDAEKPNQNPDGKPHV, from the coding sequence ATGCCTGCCGCTTCCGTTGCCCTGGCTCGGTCCGGGAACCGTCGCCTCATCCGTGTGATCACCGTGTTCGCGGCGGTCCTGACCTTTGCGGCGCTGCTGCTGGTGGCCGGGCCCGCGAGCGCTCATGACCAGCTCCTGTCGTCCGACCCGAAGGACGGCGCGACGCTCGACGAGCAGCCGACGAGCATCACGCTCACGTTCAGTGCGGCCCCGCTCGACACGGGCATCGAGGTCGCCCTGGTCGGCCCGGACGGCACCACCGCGCAGGGCTACGGCATCCAGGTCGACGACGAGGTGGTGACCGCCCAGCTCGCCGAGGACCTGCCCGCCGGCAAGTACGACGTCGCGTGGCACGTGGTCTCGTCGGACGGCCATCCCATCGACGGCGAGCTCACCTACGTGGTGGAGGGTGAGCCCGAGCCGACGGCGGAGCCGAGCGAAGAGCCCGAGATGACCACGCAGGAGGCCAATCCCGTCGAGGAGGAGGCGACGCCGACCGCCGAGGCCACGGAGAGCGCGGCAGCGACCGAGCTCGCCGGCGACGGCAACGGCACGGGAGTCAGCGGGCTGGCCGTGACCGGCGGCATCCTCGCGGCGGTGCTGGTCGTGGTGGGTGTTGTGGTGATCATGCGCCGCAAGATCCTCGAGAACGACCGGTTGCGCCAGGCCAACGAGCCCGACGACCCGGACGCCGAGAAGCCCAATCAGAACCCGGACGGCAAGCCCCACGTCTGA
- a CDS encoding glycosyl hydrolase family 28-related protein, with the protein MTRLGPTPAVPRSRRPRSRRSLDARLAAGVLAAVLITTTATTATASARPDDAADDPVVTRAGLDPALVTGRGADVPFLEQEAENATTTGTVLAESRDAYTLAAEASGRSAVQLAEGEYVDFTLPADADAITVRYSIPDAPEGGGITSPLDVRVLRERGSRLVPAGPARTLTLTSEYAWLYNAYPFSNDPQADLQQPDWWYPECGCVPGTATPDWLVKPFRPSHFYDEQRLLLGKKYQAGDVVRLAVPRGATADLTTIDLLDTELVGRAAAKPRGAVSVLLFGADPTGRRDSGAAFQRAVDWASAHERTLWIPAGTFQVNRHVVVDDVTIKGAGSWHSIVRGREVELAEPAPDGSVHTGVGFYGRYADDGGSSDVHLSGFAIVGDVRERIDTDQVNGVGGAMSDSTISDLYIHRTKVGLWFDGPMSNTHVSDLVVADQIGDGVNFHRGVTGSSVTNSFFRNTGDDALAMWAHVDQNSGNTFAQNTVQTPVLANGIAIYGGRDVTVEGNLVADPVREGSGLHAGARFGAEPFEGTLTFRDNTTVRAGGLDLNWRIGLGSIWFYALDRSIDADITVTGDHYLDSTYNAIMLVTEFGVKDAYRIEGLQVSDVRVDGAGTSVVSARTAGSASFENVDARNVGWAGVNNCGAFNWDFENGSEFTFTDLGGNDGQTMTPWGDGPANWLGRYLPNIISCNDTPPAVAPPAPSPW; encoded by the coding sequence ATGACACGCCTTGGTCCCACCCCAGCAGTCCCTAGATCCCGACGGCCTAGATCCCGACGCTCCCTCGACGCGCGGCTCGCCGCCGGCGTGCTGGCCGCCGTCCTGATCACCACCACCGCAACAACGGCTACGGCCTCGGCGCGTCCTGACGACGCGGCGGACGACCCGGTCGTCACCCGCGCCGGGCTCGACCCGGCGCTCGTCACCGGCCGCGGCGCGGACGTGCCGTTCCTCGAGCAGGAGGCGGAGAACGCTACGACGACCGGCACGGTGCTCGCCGAGAGCCGCGACGCCTACACGCTCGCGGCCGAGGCCTCGGGGCGCTCCGCCGTGCAGCTCGCCGAGGGGGAGTACGTCGATTTCACGCTCCCCGCCGACGCCGACGCGATCACGGTGCGCTACTCGATCCCCGACGCCCCGGAGGGCGGCGGCATCACGTCACCGCTCGACGTGCGGGTGCTGCGCGAGCGCGGCAGCCGCCTCGTGCCCGCCGGCCCGGCCCGCACCTTGACGCTGACCTCGGAATACGCCTGGCTGTACAACGCGTACCCGTTCAGCAACGACCCGCAGGCCGACCTGCAGCAGCCCGACTGGTGGTACCCGGAGTGCGGGTGCGTGCCAGGCACCGCAACACCCGACTGGCTCGTCAAGCCGTTCCGGCCCAGCCACTTCTACGACGAGCAGCGCCTCCTGCTGGGCAAGAAGTACCAGGCCGGCGACGTCGTGCGCCTGGCAGTCCCCCGCGGCGCGACGGCGGACCTCACGACCATCGACCTGCTCGACACCGAGCTCGTCGGGCGGGCGGCAGCCAAGCCGCGCGGCGCCGTGAGCGTGCTGTTGTTCGGCGCCGACCCCACCGGCCGGCGCGACTCCGGCGCCGCGTTCCAGCGCGCCGTCGACTGGGCCTCCGCGCACGAGCGCACGCTGTGGATCCCCGCGGGCACCTTCCAGGTCAATCGGCACGTGGTGGTCGACGACGTCACCATCAAGGGCGCGGGAAGCTGGCACTCGATCGTCCGCGGCCGCGAGGTCGAGCTCGCCGAGCCGGCACCCGACGGCTCGGTCCACACCGGCGTCGGCTTCTACGGAAGGTACGCCGACGACGGCGGCTCGTCCGACGTGCACCTGTCCGGTTTCGCGATCGTCGGCGACGTCCGCGAGCGCATCGACACCGACCAGGTCAACGGCGTCGGCGGGGCGATGAGCGACTCCACCATCTCCGACCTGTACATCCACCGCACCAAGGTGGGCCTGTGGTTCGACGGCCCGATGTCGAACACGCACGTCTCGGACCTCGTCGTGGCCGACCAGATCGGTGACGGCGTGAACTTCCACCGCGGCGTGACCGGCTCGTCGGTGACGAACAGCTTCTTCCGCAACACCGGCGACGACGCCCTGGCCATGTGGGCGCACGTCGACCAGAACAGCGGCAACACCTTCGCTCAGAACACCGTGCAGACGCCGGTGCTCGCGAACGGCATAGCCATCTACGGGGGCCGTGACGTCACCGTCGAGGGCAACCTCGTCGCCGACCCGGTCCGTGAGGGCTCGGGGCTGCATGCCGGCGCGCGCTTCGGCGCGGAGCCGTTCGAGGGCACGCTCACGTTCCGCGACAACACGACGGTGCGCGCGGGCGGCCTCGACCTGAACTGGCGGATCGGCCTCGGCTCGATCTGGTTCTACGCGCTGGACCGCAGCATCGACGCGGACATCACCGTCACCGGCGACCACTACCTCGACAGCACGTACAACGCGATCATGCTCGTCACGGAGTTCGGCGTGAAGGACGCCTACCGGATCGAGGGGCTGCAGGTCAGCGACGTCCGGGTCGACGGAGCGGGGACCTCGGTGGTCAGCGCCCGGACAGCAGGGTCGGCGTCGTTCGAGAACGTCGACGCGCGCAACGTCGGCTGGGCGGGGGTCAACAACTGCGGGGCGTTCAACTGGGACTTCGAGAACGGCTCGGAGTTCACGTTCACCGACCTGGGCGGCAACGACGGGCAGACCATGACGCCCTGGGGCGACGGGCCCGCGAACTGGCTAGGCCGCTACCTGCCGAACATCATCAGCTGCAACGACACCCCGCCCGCCGTGGCACCGCCGGCCCCGTCGCCGTGGTGA
- a CDS encoding MFS transporter, with amino-acid sequence MEKPPSEVPATVEGAVNTAEVPAEAAPPTPESSPHTRRNLVVLVFSNLLAGVGVASGAAVGALLAESLGGTSMAGLAQAVGVLAAAVASIPLATLAQVRGRRWALSLGYVLSTAGALLIVTAAVLGQLVVLLVGLTLYGVANATNLQSRYAAADNVGSGTRARTMSIVLWSTTVGSVVGPNLAAPGAVVGSGLGVPALGGPYLFSVIAYLLAGLLLAALYRDPVGRQETGRADGAKRAGPKRATPKRTGALAALRWAWAHPRARFAVVTTAAAHSVMIMVMVMTPVHMQHGGMSLQLVGIVISLHVLGMFALSPVFGWLADRFGALRVAAGGLVVQGAAVALGFAAAALVPDGGAQTGAHAGHGSAGPALDTEVLTAVALVLLGLGWSACVIASSAVLASVAEPDVKLPLQGATDALMNYFGAGSAALAGPLLAWGGFEAVNTAGAALLVPALVVAVLAARRRDHPHDGQPLA; translated from the coding sequence GTGGAGAAACCGCCGTCCGAGGTCCCGGCCACCGTCGAGGGTGCCGTGAACACCGCCGAAGTGCCCGCCGAAGCGGCCCCGCCGACGCCGGAGAGCTCGCCGCACACGCGCCGCAACCTGGTTGTGCTCGTGTTCAGCAACCTGCTGGCCGGTGTCGGGGTCGCGTCCGGCGCCGCCGTCGGCGCGCTGCTCGCCGAGAGCCTGGGCGGCACGTCCATGGCCGGCCTCGCCCAGGCCGTGGGAGTGCTCGCCGCGGCGGTCGCCTCGATCCCGCTGGCGACGCTCGCGCAGGTTCGCGGACGGCGCTGGGCGCTGTCGCTCGGCTACGTCCTGTCCACGGCCGGCGCGCTGCTCATCGTCACCGCCGCGGTGCTCGGTCAGCTCGTCGTGCTGCTGGTCGGGCTCACGCTCTACGGCGTCGCGAACGCGACCAACCTCCAGTCCCGGTACGCGGCCGCCGACAACGTCGGTTCGGGCACCCGGGCCCGGACCATGTCGATAGTCCTGTGGTCCACGACCGTCGGCTCGGTGGTGGGGCCCAACCTCGCGGCGCCCGGCGCGGTGGTCGGCAGCGGGCTCGGCGTGCCTGCCCTCGGCGGCCCCTATCTCTTCTCCGTCATCGCCTACCTGCTGGCCGGGCTGCTCCTGGCGGCTCTCTACCGGGACCCCGTGGGCCGGCAGGAGACCGGGCGGGCCGACGGCGCGAAGCGCGCCGGGCCGAAGCGGGCCACGCCGAAGCGCACCGGAGCCCTCGCGGCGCTCCGGTGGGCGTGGGCACACCCGCGGGCACGGTTCGCCGTGGTGACCACCGCTGCGGCGCACAGCGTGATGATCATGGTGATGGTGATGACCCCCGTGCACATGCAGCACGGCGGGATGTCGCTGCAGCTCGTCGGCATCGTGATCAGCCTGCACGTGCTGGGGATGTTCGCGCTCAGCCCCGTGTTCGGGTGGCTTGCCGACCGCTTCGGCGCGCTACGCGTCGCCGCCGGCGGGCTTGTGGTGCAGGGCGCGGCGGTCGCCCTGGGCTTCGCGGCGGCAGCACTGGTGCCCGACGGCGGGGCGCAGACCGGGGCGCACGCCGGGCACGGGAGTGCCGGTCCAGCCCTCGACACGGAGGTGCTCACGGCGGTCGCGCTCGTCCTGCTCGGGCTGGGCTGGTCGGCCTGCGTGATCGCGTCGTCGGCCGTGCTGGCGTCCGTGGCGGAGCCGGACGTCAAGCTGCCGCTACAGGGCGCGACGGACGCGCTGATGAACTACTTCGGTGCGGGTTCTGCGGCCCTCGCCGGCCCGCTGCTCGCCTGGGGCGGGTTCGAGGCCGTGAACACGGCAGGCGCAGCCCTGCTGGTGCCCGCCCTGGTGGTGGCGGTCCTGGCCGCCCGGCGCCGCGACCATCCGCATGATGGGCAGCCGCTTGCGTAG